The Benincasa hispida cultivar B227 chromosome 9, ASM972705v1, whole genome shotgun sequence genome has a segment encoding these proteins:
- the LOC120084711 gene encoding uncharacterized mitochondrial protein AtMg00860-like encodes MDPAKIEVVTSWACPTTVSKVWSFLELVGYYRRIVKDFSHIVVPLTQLTWKGAAFVWNEACENSFQDLKQRWVSTSVLTVLDGSGGFVIYSDASKKGLGCILM; translated from the coding sequence ATGGATCCTGCAAAGATTGAGGTAGTTACAAGTTGGGCTTGTCCAACCACAGTTAGTAAGGTGTGGAGTTTCTTGGAGTTAGTAGGCTACTATAGACGAATTGTAAAGGACTTCTCTCACATAGTCGTCCCATTGACTCAGTTGACCTGGAAGGGAGCAGCATTTGTTTGGAATGAGGCTTGTGAAAACAGCTTCCAAGACCTCAAGCAGAGGTGGGTTTCAACCTCAGTTCTTACAGTACTGGATGGATCAGGTGGTTTTGTCATTTACAGTGATGCGTCCAAGAAGGGGTTGGGATGCATATTGATGTAG
- the LOC120084710 gene encoding uncharacterized protein LOC120084710 has protein sequence MKGILRFGKKGKLSSRFIGPFEVLEQVGPVAYRLALPLALSPVHNVFHVSMLRKYVTDPSHVVDYEALQLNDNLSYEEKPIQILAREVKILRHQEIAFVKVLWQNNQFKEAGSERMR, from the coding sequence atgaaaggtATTCTGAGGTTTGGCAAGAAAGGGAAGTTGAGTTCGAGATTCATTGGACCCTTCGAGGTCTTGGAACAAGTTGGCCCTGTAGCTTATCGATTGGCATTGCCCCTAGCATTGTCtccagttcataatgtcttccatgtttcaaTGCTAAGGAAGTATGTAACAGACCcatcccatgtagttgactacgAGGCCTTACAattgaatgacaacttgagctacgaggagaagccTATACAGATCCTCGCCAGAGAGGTAAAAATATTGCGCCACCAGGAAATTGCTTTTGTGAAAGTCCTGTGGCAGAATAACCAGTTCAAGGAGGCTGGGagtgagaggatgagatga